A window of Aquibium oceanicum genomic DNA:
TGCGCTTCCGCGACCTTGTTGCCCTCGACCGTCGCTTCGCAGGCGAAGCGGAACACCCCACCCCTTTGCTTCAACTTCCTGACGTGGATCCTCAACTGGTCCCCCGGTTGTACCGGCTTGCGGAACTTCGCTTCGTCAATCGCCATGAAATAGACGAGGCTCGGGCTCGTCGCCGCGCTCTCGTGGATGCAGATCGCGCCGGCCGTCTGCGCCATCGCTTCCACGATGAGAACGCCCGGCATGACGGGATGACCGGGAAAGTGGCCCTGGAAATGCGGTTCGTTGATGGTCACGTTCTTGATGCCGACGGCCGAATTGTTTCCCTCGATCTCCACGATGCGGTCGACGAGCAGGAACGGATAGCGATGCGGCAACAGACGCAGCAACTCCATGATTCCGACCGACTCGAGTGTCGAGGAAGCTGCGTCGCTCATGTTCCCGGTCCCTTGCGTCTCGTGTCTGCGGCGAGCTTCTTTATGACATTCGTCTCGCGAAAGAAATCGGTGGCGAGTTTCGCGGGGAATCCCGCCCACCTCTGTCCGGCCGGCACGTCATGCATGACACCGCTACCGGCTGCGATCTGCACGCGGTCGCCGATCGCGACGTGGTCGGAGATGCCCACGCGGCCTCCCAGCATGACGAAGTCGCCGAGCGTGACCGATCCGGAGATACCGACATGCGCGGCTATCGCGCAGTGCCTGCCGATCCTCACATTGTGGCCGACCTGCACCTGATTGTCGATCTTGGTCCCTTCGCCGATCACCGTGTCGCCAAGTCCTCCACGGTCGATCGTCGTGTTTGCACCGATCTCGACATCGGCCTGGATGATCACCCGCCCGATCTGCGGGACCTTCTCGAGACCGGCAGGACCCGGAATGAAACGAAAGCCGTCCTGGCCGATACGCGCGCCGGGATGAACCACGACGCGATCACCGATCAGCGACGCGAGAATGCTCGCATTGGCTCCTATCCGCGCCTGCCGTCCGATCCTGCAATCCGGACCGACGATCGCTCCCGGACCGATTACGGCATCGCGGCCGATCTCGGCTCTCGGTCCGACGACCGCGCTATGCTCGACGATCGCTCCATCCTCTATCAGCGCGTCCTCGGCGACGTGAGCATGTTCGGAGACGCCGGTCTCGGCGGTGACGGCGGCGGGATACGTCGCGAGCGGAAACAGCTCTCGGCCGATACGGGCGAATGCGAGCGCGGGAGATTTGGTGGTTATGACCGCGACGCCGGGCGGCGCGAGGGAGGCGATTTCGGGCTGGCACAGTACCGCTGCCGCCGACAGTCCCGTCATCATCGCGGCATTGCGTTTTCCATCGACGAAAACCAGCTTTCCGCCGCCGCCTTCGCCAGCAACAGCCAGACCGTCGATGCGTCTGGAAGCAGTCGACGGGTCCAGCAGGATACCATCGATCATGGCGGCGGCTTCGCCCACCGAGATCGCTCGCGCAGGCGAGAAGAAAACGGGCTCAGCCATTCTCAATCAGGACCCTCGGACCCGCTCGCCGGCCTGTAGGCCCGCGAGCGAAAGTCAAAGCTAGAAGCGCGTCGAAACGCCGAAGTTGAAGTGCTGAACCTGGTCGGTGGGCTCCTTCACGACCGGGACGGCGTAGTCGAACCGGATCGGTCCGAACGGCGACTGCCACAGAAGGCTCGCGCCGACCGATGCACGCCACTCCATGTCGGTCGCATTCGCGCCGCCCAGATCGTTTCCGAACAGGGTCGCCGCATCCGCGAACACCGCGCCTTTTATGCCAAGACTCTCCGGGACTGCCGGAAGCGGAAACTGCGCTTCCGCGCTAGCGGAGATGTAGGTGTCGCCGCCGAGATGGTCGGTGCCATTTGCTGCAACCGGTCCGATACCGCTCGATTCGAAACCGCGGATCATCTTGGAGTCGTTCTGAAAATAGTCGAACAGGCGAAGTGGGCCACCAGTCTGAACGATGTGGCCAGCCCCCACCGACACCACACCCACAACATCCTGCTCTTCCAGAAGCATGTGATAGTAGGAGCCGCGTCCGGTCAGCTTGACGAACTCCGCATCCCCACCGAGACCCGCATACTCGACGCTGAAGGTTGAGTACAGACCTTCCCTCGGGTTCTTCGGATCGTCGATGGTGTTGTAGAGCAGCGTCCAGCTAACCGAGGACTTGACCCAGGGACTCTGCGTGATCGCATCGAGGATCTGCGGAGCGATATTACAATTGGGGTCTGTCGGATCCGTCAGGCATATGCCGGTCAGTTCATATTCCTCGCGCGAATAGTTGTACGCGATCTGCGAGGTAAGCGAATCGGTGATCGGAAGCCCAAGGCGGATCGTCGCGCCGGTCGTATCCGACGAGTAGCGGTCGTTGTACTCTCGCGTCTGCCGGTAGATGTCGAAACCCGCCGCAATGCGGCGACCGAGAAAATAGGGCTCGGTGAAGGAGAGGCTGTAGTCGCGAGAATTCGTGCCACCGCCGGCCGATACCTTGATGTACTGGCCGCGACCCAGGAAATTGCGCTCCGACACCGATCCCTCGAGGCTCACTCCGCCGGTACCGGTTGATTCGCTCTTCGTCGAGTAACCCGCACCGACCGAGAATTCGCCCGTCGGCTTCTCGACGACGTCGATGATCAGGTAGACCTGATCCGGCTGCGAGCCCGGCACCGTCGAGATGTTCACCGTCTGGAAGTAGTCGAGCCTGTCGAGGCGGCGCTTTGCCCGCTGAACCATTACCTGGTTAAAGGCGTCGCCTTCGCTGACGTCGAACTCGCGGCGGATCACGTAGTCGCGCGTCCGGTCATTG
This region includes:
- the lpxD gene encoding UDP-3-O-(3-hydroxymyristoyl)glucosamine N-acyltransferase — its product is MAEPVFFSPARAISVGEAAAMIDGILLDPSTASRRIDGLAVAGEGGGGKLVFVDGKRNAAMMTGLSAAAVLCQPEIASLAPPGVAVITTKSPALAFARIGRELFPLATYPAAVTAETGVSEHAHVAEDALIEDGAIVEHSAVVGPRAEIGRDAVIGPGAIVGPDCRIGRQARIGANASILASLIGDRVVVHPGARIGQDGFRFIPGPAGLEKVPQIGRVIIQADVEIGANTTIDRGGLGDTVIGEGTKIDNQVQVGHNVRIGRHCAIAAHVGISGSVTLGDFVMLGGRVGISDHVAIGDRVQIAAGSGVMHDVPAGQRWAGFPAKLATDFFRETNVIKKLAADTRRKGPGT
- the fabZ gene encoding 3-hydroxyacyl-ACP dehydratase FabZ; protein product: MSDAASSTLESVGIMELLRLLPHRYPFLLVDRIVEIEGNNSAVGIKNVTINEPHFQGHFPGHPVMPGVLIVEAMAQTAGAICIHESAATSPSLVYFMAIDEAKFRKPVQPGDQLRIHVRKLKQRGGVFRFACEATVEGNKVAEAQLTAMMTPKVEG
- the bamA gene encoding outer membrane protein assembly factor BamA, with translation MKAGSKFVSAVSALALSAGLVATGSIAVQFAAVASAEAAVVRSIEVRGNRRVDSGTIREYVGISPGQNFSPADINEAVKTLFGTGLFSDVRINQVGSTLVVEVDEYAIVNAVIFQGNKKVKDADLAAAVQLKPRSTYSQAALDADIEAVRQAYSRVGREDATVSGRIMDLGENRVNVVFEIVEGGRTKITGVTFVGNNAFSDGRLRDVISTKQSNLLSFLFRNDVYSDDRLRADEEALRRFYYNRGYADFRVISSSAELDEAQNQYTVTFTVEEGERYTFGDISIESTLDGVDAQSLNSQIETRSGSVYSADNVEDTIIALTEEVVGRGYAFAQVTPRGNRNFESRTIDVAYSIDQGPRTYIERIEIRGNDRTRDYVIRREFDVSEGDAFNQVMVQRAKRRLDRLDYFQTVNISTVPGSQPDQVYLIIDVVEKPTGEFSVGAGYSTKSESTGTGGVSLEGSVSERNFLGRGQYIKVSAGGGTNSRDYSLSFTEPYFLGRRIAAGFDIYRQTREYNDRYSSDTTGATIRLGLPITDSLTSQIAYNYSREEYELTGICLTDPTDPNCNIAPQILDAITQSPWVKSSVSWTLLYNTIDDPKNPREGLYSTFSVEYAGLGGDAEFVKLTGRGSYYHMLLEEQDVVGVVSVGAGHIVQTGGPLRLFDYFQNDSKMIRGFESSGIGPVAANGTDHLGGDTYISASAEAQFPLPAVPESLGIKGAVFADAATLFGNDLGGANATDMEWRASVGASLLWQSPFGPIRFDYAVPVVKEPTDQVQHFNFGVSTRF